The following coding sequences are from one Rathayibacter sp. VKM Ac-2760 window:
- a CDS encoding alpha-N-arabinofuranosidase, which translates to MPTAHIVIDRDFTIGPVPRRLFGSFVEHMGRCVYTGIYEPGHEQADERGFRRDVLALVKELGPTVVRYPGGNFVSGYNWEDGVGPVSERPRRLDGAWHTVESNAFGLHEFVDWSKEAGVEIMEAINLGTRGVDAARELVEYANHPGGTALSDRRIANGAADPFDIKLWCLGNELDGPWQIGHKTADEYGRLAQEAGKAMRFVDPSIELVAVGSSNSGMATFGSWEHTVLSHAYDEVDYMSMHAYYQEHDGDAASFLASSVDMDYFIESVVATCDAVRAKRKAKKYIDLSFDEWNVWYQSGLDTDDQPSAVSQSWREHPRLIEDTYSVTDAVVVGTLLNSLLRHGDRVSIANQAQLVNVIAPIRSEENGPAWKQTIFWPFARMAALAQGQILRTAVTSDKVDAGTFGDANQVDVSATYDADRGVVAFFLANRGLDDASAVSISLRGFTGGRVLRAELLEVPSGGTRHTANTLDAQDAVGLVPLAGVVVDGSVVTLALPALSWAVVEVSVSAA; encoded by the coding sequence ATGCCCACGGCACACATCGTCATCGACCGCGACTTCACGATCGGACCGGTGCCGCGTCGCCTGTTCGGCTCGTTCGTCGAGCACATGGGACGCTGCGTCTACACCGGCATCTACGAGCCCGGCCACGAGCAGGCCGACGAGCGCGGCTTCCGCCGGGACGTCCTCGCACTCGTCAAGGAGCTGGGCCCCACCGTCGTCCGCTATCCGGGCGGCAACTTCGTCTCCGGGTACAACTGGGAGGACGGTGTCGGCCCCGTGTCCGAGCGTCCCCGCCGCCTCGACGGTGCCTGGCACACGGTGGAGAGCAACGCCTTCGGGCTGCACGAGTTCGTGGACTGGTCGAAAGAGGCCGGCGTCGAGATCATGGAGGCCATCAACCTCGGCACCCGCGGCGTCGACGCGGCTCGCGAGCTCGTCGAGTACGCGAACCACCCCGGCGGCACCGCCCTGTCGGATCGCCGCATCGCCAACGGCGCCGCGGATCCGTTCGACATCAAGCTCTGGTGCCTCGGCAACGAGCTCGACGGCCCGTGGCAGATCGGCCATAAGACGGCCGACGAGTACGGTCGGCTCGCTCAGGAGGCCGGCAAGGCGATGCGCTTCGTCGACCCGTCCATCGAGCTCGTGGCCGTCGGATCCTCCAACTCGGGGATGGCGACCTTCGGCTCGTGGGAGCACACCGTCCTCTCCCACGCGTACGACGAGGTCGACTACATGTCGATGCACGCCTACTACCAGGAGCACGACGGCGACGCGGCGTCGTTCCTCGCCTCCTCCGTCGACATGGACTACTTCATCGAGTCGGTCGTCGCGACCTGCGATGCCGTGCGGGCCAAGCGCAAGGCGAAGAAGTACATCGACCTCTCGTTCGACGAGTGGAACGTCTGGTACCAGTCGGGCCTCGACACCGACGACCAGCCGAGCGCTGTCTCGCAGTCGTGGCGCGAGCACCCCCGCCTCATCGAGGACACGTACAGCGTGACCGACGCCGTCGTCGTCGGAACCCTGCTCAATTCGCTGCTGCGTCACGGCGACCGCGTCTCGATCGCCAACCAGGCGCAGCTCGTCAATGTGATCGCGCCGATCCGCTCGGAGGAGAACGGGCCGGCCTGGAAGCAGACGATCTTCTGGCCGTTCGCCCGGATGGCGGCACTCGCGCAGGGGCAGATCCTGCGCACGGCGGTGACCTCCGACAAGGTCGACGCAGGAACCTTCGGCGACGCCAACCAGGTGGACGTCTCCGCGACCTACGACGCCGACCGCGGCGTCGTCGCGTTCTTCCTCGCCAACCGCGGACTCGACGACGCATCGGCCGTCTCGATCTCGCTGCGCGGCTTCACGGGCGGCAGAGTGCTGCGCGCTGAACTGCTGGAGGTGCCGTCCGGTGGCACGCGCCACACGGCGAACACGCTCGACGCGCAGGACGCCGTCGGGCTCGTGCCGCTCGCGGGAGTGGTGGTCGACGGCTCCGTCGTGACACTGGCGCTGCCCGCGCTGTCGTGGGCGGTCGTGGAAGTGTCGGTGAGCGCGGCGTAG
- a CDS encoding carbohydrate ABC transporter permease: MAITDAPRATKSPISGAAPIARPTAARVGAGNRTFSIVSAVVLVVFAIIWLIPSVFALKTSLTANGVAALGAPAIMKDLNPTLYSYATLFRAGDIWNWYLASGITSVVTAVLTVLFASMAAFALSRLKFPGSNVVLLLILFGIMIPGQVLIIPIFQELGALNLLNTYWSVIFPQVPAAIAVFIFKQFFDGIPKELEEAARIDGAGLWKIYWSVIMPLSRPVIAAVVILTFVGVWNNLLLPLFVLSNPNLMTIPVGLATVQGSFGQRFADIQAGALLAALPLIIMYLAFQRQIVEGVTGSGLKG; this comes from the coding sequence ATGGCCATCACCGACGCTCCTCGTGCCACGAAGTCGCCGATCTCCGGCGCCGCTCCGATCGCCAGGCCGACCGCGGCCCGCGTGGGCGCGGGCAACAGGACCTTCAGCATCGTCTCGGCCGTCGTGCTCGTCGTCTTCGCGATCATCTGGCTCATCCCCAGCGTGTTCGCGCTCAAGACGTCACTGACCGCCAACGGGGTGGCTGCGCTCGGTGCCCCGGCGATCATGAAGGACCTCAACCCCACCCTGTACTCGTACGCCACGCTCTTCCGAGCCGGCGACATCTGGAACTGGTACCTCGCTTCGGGCATCACCTCGGTGGTCACGGCCGTGCTGACCGTCCTCTTCGCCTCGATGGCGGCCTTCGCACTGTCACGACTGAAGTTCCCCGGCTCCAACGTCGTGCTGCTGCTCATCCTGTTCGGGATCATGATCCCCGGCCAGGTGCTGATCATCCCGATCTTCCAGGAGCTCGGCGCGCTCAACCTGCTCAACACCTACTGGTCGGTGATCTTCCCCCAGGTTCCCGCCGCGATCGCGGTGTTCATCTTCAAGCAGTTCTTCGACGGCATCCCGAAGGAACTCGAGGAGGCCGCCCGCATCGACGGTGCCGGCCTGTGGAAGATCTACTGGTCGGTCATCATGCCGCTCTCGCGCCCCGTGATCGCGGCCGTCGTGATCCTCACGTTCGTCGGGGTGTGGAACAACCTCCTGCTGCCGCTGTTCGTGCTCTCGAACCCGAATCTGATGACCATCCCGGTCGGCCTCGCCACCGTGCAGGGGTCGTTCGGCCAGCGCTTCGCCGACATCCAGGCCGGTGCTCTGCTGGCGGCACTCCCGCTGATCATCATGTACCTGGCGTTCCAGCGTCAGATCGTCGAAGGCGTCACCGGTTCGGGCCTCAAGGGCTGA
- a CDS encoding sugar ABC transporter permease, producing the protein MTAAPALIRPAPTSTSNRGTTGSRRTRGESRGAWLFIAPFGLFYLAFLLGPAVWMVVSSFFNTSTVRAGLGSFAGFANYAEMLSRADFWSAMWHTLQFTLYTVPPLVIIAFVFAILTNRVRHGQWFFRLAFFLPYILPSATISLIWLFIFTPGSGLWATAQGWFGITGATGVLADPSTAMIGIAIATVWWTLGFNFVLYLAGLQEIPRELYEAAAIDGATPWQQIRFITLPLLNRTTTLVILLQIIASLKIFDQVYLMTSGGPGISTQVALSLVTNVGFTDNRLGAASAASVLLLIVIVAIALIRQYIDRAATRKAA; encoded by the coding sequence GTGACCGCCGCACCTGCCCTCATCCGCCCCGCCCCGACATCGACGTCGAATCGCGGCACCACGGGATCCCGCCGCACTCGCGGCGAGAGCCGGGGAGCCTGGCTCTTCATCGCTCCCTTCGGACTCTTCTATCTGGCCTTCCTCCTCGGGCCGGCCGTCTGGATGGTCGTCTCCAGCTTCTTCAACACCTCGACGGTGCGAGCGGGTCTGGGCTCGTTCGCCGGCTTCGCGAACTATGCCGAGATGCTCTCGCGCGCCGACTTCTGGAGCGCGATGTGGCACACGCTCCAGTTCACGCTGTACACGGTGCCCCCGCTCGTGATCATCGCCTTCGTCTTCGCGATCCTCACCAACCGGGTCCGGCACGGGCAGTGGTTCTTCCGCCTCGCGTTCTTCCTGCCGTACATCCTCCCGTCGGCGACCATCTCGCTGATCTGGCTGTTCATCTTCACGCCGGGCTCTGGCCTGTGGGCGACTGCGCAGGGCTGGTTCGGCATCACCGGCGCGACCGGCGTGCTGGCGGACCCGAGCACCGCGATGATCGGGATCGCGATCGCCACCGTCTGGTGGACCCTCGGCTTCAACTTCGTCCTCTACCTCGCCGGACTCCAGGAGATCCCGCGTGAGCTGTACGAAGCCGCGGCCATCGACGGGGCGACGCCCTGGCAGCAGATCCGCTTCATCACGCTGCCGCTGCTGAACCGCACGACGACGCTCGTGATCCTGCTGCAGATCATCGCGTCCCTGAAGATCTTCGATCAGGTCTACCTGATGACGTCCGGCGGCCCCGGCATCTCGACCCAGGTCGCGCTCTCACTCGTCACGAACGTCGGCTTCACCGACAACCGCCTGGGCGCGGCCTCCGCCGCATCGGTCCTCCTCCTCATCGTCATCGTCGCCATCGCGCTGATCCGTCAGTACATCGACCGCGCCGCCACCCGAAAGGCGGCCTGA
- a CDS encoding extracellular solute-binding protein: MVSPFTRRAFLGGSLAAASTLALAGCASSPIGAGLFGSPLNPEQLIFWSLFGGGDGTRMQEMQAGYADANGGPGSLQATVFAWGNPYYSKLTLATVGNKPPDVAVAHLTRAKPLYDGGILDPITEEDLASVGMSSADFNPASWDAQKTDGTNIAIPLDTHPLVMFFNSDICGQAGLLDSDGKLKDLTGLETFESALDAIAKVTGGTAITFGNVNETATPWRVFWTLYNQIDGVTPFLSDNGATISVDQDAFLRVTTTIQDWVNKGWLNTGLDYAGAQTAMFTGQSGIFLQGEWEITTAQSIEGLAFGMVPVPQLFDRPAVQADSHTFVLPRKDRTPEQRLQAMGFIKSMLDQGQTWAMGGHVPAYLPTLESAEYKALEPQADYSSAADYAVYDDPAWYGGSGSTFEVTVGAQLALVQQLSLSPEGALKAIEDQLAIYTNTPSPL; this comes from the coding sequence ATGGTGTCACCATTCACCCGACGGGCGTTTCTGGGCGGTTCTCTCGCCGCGGCGAGCACTCTCGCTCTCGCCGGCTGTGCGAGCAGTCCGATCGGAGCCGGGCTCTTCGGCAGCCCGCTCAACCCCGAGCAGCTCATCTTCTGGAGCCTCTTCGGCGGCGGCGACGGCACCCGGATGCAGGAGATGCAGGCGGGCTACGCGGACGCGAACGGCGGCCCCGGCTCGCTCCAGGCCACCGTCTTCGCCTGGGGCAACCCGTACTACTCCAAACTGACGCTCGCCACCGTGGGCAACAAGCCGCCGGACGTCGCGGTCGCGCACCTCACGCGGGCGAAGCCGCTGTACGACGGCGGGATCCTCGACCCGATCACGGAGGAGGACCTCGCCTCGGTCGGCATGTCCTCCGCCGACTTCAACCCGGCCTCCTGGGACGCTCAGAAGACGGACGGCACGAACATCGCGATCCCGCTCGACACCCACCCGCTCGTGATGTTCTTCAACTCCGACATCTGCGGCCAGGCGGGGCTCCTCGATTCGGACGGGAAGCTGAAGGACCTCACCGGCCTCGAGACGTTCGAATCCGCGCTCGACGCGATCGCCAAGGTCACCGGCGGCACGGCGATCACCTTCGGGAACGTCAACGAGACCGCGACTCCCTGGCGGGTGTTCTGGACGCTCTACAACCAGATCGACGGCGTGACGCCGTTCCTCTCCGACAACGGAGCGACGATCTCGGTCGACCAGGACGCCTTCCTCCGGGTGACCACGACGATCCAGGACTGGGTGAACAAGGGCTGGCTGAACACGGGCCTCGACTACGCCGGTGCGCAGACGGCGATGTTCACGGGACAGTCCGGCATCTTCCTCCAGGGGGAGTGGGAGATCACCACGGCGCAGTCGATCGAGGGCCTCGCCTTCGGGATGGTGCCGGTTCCGCAGCTGTTCGACAGGCCGGCCGTGCAGGCCGACTCGCACACCTTCGTCCTGCCCCGCAAGGACCGCACCCCGGAGCAGCGCCTGCAGGCGATGGGATTCATCAAGTCGATGCTCGACCAGGGCCAGACCTGGGCGATGGGCGGCCATGTGCCCGCGTACCTCCCGACCCTCGAGAGCGCCGAGTACAAGGCGCTCGAACCGCAGGCCGACTACTCGTCCGCGGCCGACTACGCCGTCTACGACGACCCGGCCTGGTACGGCGGATCAGGATCGACCTTCGAGGTCACCGTGGGCGCGCAGCTCGCCCTCGTCCAGCAGCTGTCGCTGTCGCCCGAGGGAGCCTTGAAGGCCATCGAGGACCAGCTCGCGATCTACACGAACACCCCCAGCCCCCTCTGA
- a CDS encoding LacI family DNA-binding transcriptional regulator: MRATVRDVATRAGVSPKTVSNVINGVVFVRPDTRERVEAAIAELHYVPNLSARGLRNGRSGAIALAFPDLTTEYSAAMLDTFVEAAHERGWSIQMEQTGRRPDREGELLSRAREHLIDGLVLNPVSLKLSAIVGTAELPPIVVIGEVEQDLVDRVAVDSVAAAREMTEHLLARGHRRIAVVGTDGPDSDRASARARTQGYREALAAAGVPHDPALEIMAEDWLPSVAGEGLARALDAGIEVDAVFCFTDSMAVGVLSILFARRIRVPEQIAVAGFDDVRGGRFASPPLTTVSFDKRAFAETTLSMLAERIADRSLPPRQIFIPHEIIARASTATD, encoded by the coding sequence ATGCGCGCAACCGTCCGGGATGTCGCCACTCGTGCCGGGGTGAGCCCGAAGACCGTCTCGAACGTCATCAACGGCGTCGTGTTCGTGCGGCCCGACACCCGGGAGCGCGTCGAGGCCGCCATCGCCGAGCTCCACTACGTGCCCAACCTCAGCGCGCGCGGTCTGCGCAACGGCCGCTCCGGTGCGATCGCCCTCGCGTTCCCCGACCTGACCACCGAGTACTCCGCCGCGATGCTCGACACCTTCGTGGAGGCCGCCCATGAGCGCGGGTGGTCGATCCAGATGGAGCAGACCGGCAGGCGACCCGACCGCGAAGGGGAACTGCTCTCGCGTGCGCGCGAGCACCTCATCGACGGCCTCGTCCTCAACCCGGTCAGCCTGAAGCTGAGCGCCATCGTCGGTACCGCCGAGCTGCCGCCGATCGTCGTGATCGGTGAGGTGGAGCAGGATCTCGTCGACCGGGTCGCCGTCGACAGCGTCGCCGCCGCCCGGGAGATGACCGAGCACCTCCTCGCGCGCGGCCATCGGCGGATCGCGGTCGTCGGAACGGACGGCCCCGACTCCGATCGGGCGTCGGCGCGAGCGCGGACGCAGGGCTACCGCGAGGCCCTGGCTGCCGCGGGCGTGCCTCACGACCCGGCCCTCGAGATCATGGCGGAGGACTGGCTTCCGAGCGTGGCCGGGGAAGGGCTCGCCCGCGCGCTCGACGCGGGGATCGAGGTGGATGCCGTCTTCTGCTTCACCGACTCCATGGCGGTGGGTGTGCTGAGCATCCTGTTCGCTCGGCGCATCCGGGTGCCGGAGCAGATCGCCGTCGCCGGCTTCGACGACGTGCGCGGCGGCCGATTCGCTTCCCCTCCGCTGACCACGGTGTCCTTCGACAAGCGCGCCTTCGCGGAGACCACGCTGTCGATGCTCGCGGAGCGGATCGCCGACCGGTCCCTCCCACCGCGCCAGATCTTCATCCCGCACGAGATCATCGCGCGGGCGTCCACCGCGACGGACTGA
- the smc gene encoding chromosome segregation protein SMC codes for MYLKSLTLKGFKSFAQPTTFAFEPGVTCVVGPNGSGKSNVVDALAWVMGEQGAKTLRGGKMEDVIFAGTSTRGPLGRAEVALTIDNTDGALPIEYTEVTIKRTLFRNGGSEYAINGRACRLLDVQELLSDSGLGREMHVIVGQGQLDAVLHATPEERRGFIEEAAGILKHRRRKEKTLRKLDAMQANLTRLSDLAGEIRRQLKPLGRQAEVARQAQTIAAVVRDARARLLADDVVTLRTALDGFARTESERHSERIVLQERLEQSTLRTARIESEMVGDAVDDARRTTFELESVQERLRNLSALAGQRLALLEAESEQPAVQPRVTAPMVEEARAELERLRVAVLDSETAWTDAQRGTVRARGALDAVDEEISAQSALVSRHDLELSQLTGQADAASSRLAAVRGEVLRAQNTLDSAVQRREAAQRQLDALEDEIGEAGGGTDGTLDEGYELAQSAVFEAEGEIERLREELHALERERDGLAARRSALSLALDVSDGSAELIATRLDGVRGRVAERIQVRDGYEAAIAAALGAAADSVLADSQPHAEAALDEAIRRELGRVELLVADATRPPLDLAVPEGAIRARELVTAPDGVLALLEQVVVVDDLATARRLWPALAGGEHPVTVVTRDGAAVSDAVLSGGAGGQRSRLELVSERDAAASRLEEIEGRIDRLRFDLAEQTGALRAAKEQSRLALAALREHDAARAAHTERLGRVRAQLEGATAELGRGEKALTIATERVGDAETAASRAKSELDVARSRPRPILDVSARDGLQREVDAAREREIEARLGVETAKERVRAEQSRGESLERQLAADRAAADEAARRAVIRRRQHDAAADVTGAIPAVLASVDRSVQQSRAELLRAETARSQQNEELQALRREEAVLRDRLQSVTESVHGLELQIYEKRLQLSGLLERAGSELGLIEDVLVAEYGPEVAVPDETDAEAPARPFVRDEQRRRLDKAEKQLGQLGRVNPLALEEFAALEQRHVFLTEQLTDLTNTRRDLLTIIDELDETMQTVFAAAFDDTQAAFADVFPVLFPGGAGSIRLTDPENLLTTGIEVAVRPAGKKIERLSLLSGGERSLAAVAFMVAIFKSRPSPFYIMDEVEAALDDANLGRLLSIFQDLRSSSQLIVITHQKRTMEIADALYGVSMRQDGVSAVVGQRVEAPAV; via the coding sequence GTGTACCTGAAGAGCCTGACCCTCAAGGGGTTCAAGTCCTTCGCTCAGCCGACCACGTTCGCCTTCGAGCCCGGCGTCACCTGCGTGGTCGGGCCCAACGGCTCCGGCAAGAGCAACGTCGTCGATGCGCTCGCCTGGGTGATGGGGGAGCAGGGCGCGAAGACCCTCCGCGGCGGCAAGATGGAGGACGTCATCTTCGCCGGCACCTCCACCCGCGGGCCGCTCGGCCGCGCCGAGGTCGCCCTCACCATCGACAACACCGACGGTGCGCTGCCGATCGAGTACACCGAGGTGACGATCAAGCGGACCCTCTTCCGCAACGGCGGCAGCGAGTACGCGATCAACGGCCGCGCCTGCCGCCTGCTCGACGTGCAGGAGCTGCTCAGCGACTCCGGCCTCGGCCGCGAGATGCACGTGATCGTCGGCCAGGGCCAGCTCGACGCCGTCCTGCACGCGACCCCGGAGGAGCGGCGCGGCTTCATCGAGGAGGCGGCCGGCATCCTCAAGCACCGTCGCCGCAAGGAGAAGACCCTCCGCAAGCTCGACGCGATGCAGGCGAACCTCACCCGCCTCTCCGACCTCGCCGGCGAGATCCGCCGGCAGCTCAAGCCGCTCGGCCGCCAGGCCGAGGTCGCCCGGCAGGCTCAGACCATCGCCGCCGTCGTCCGCGACGCCCGAGCCCGCCTGCTCGCCGACGACGTGGTCACCCTCCGCACCGCGCTCGACGGCTTCGCGCGCACCGAGAGCGAGCGGCACAGCGAGCGAATCGTGCTGCAGGAGCGGCTGGAGCAGAGCACGCTGCGCACCGCGCGCATCGAGTCCGAGATGGTCGGCGACGCCGTCGACGACGCCCGGCGGACCACCTTCGAGCTGGAGTCGGTGCAGGAGCGGCTGCGCAACCTGTCGGCGCTCGCCGGGCAGCGCCTCGCCCTGCTCGAGGCGGAGTCGGAGCAGCCCGCCGTGCAGCCGCGGGTCACCGCGCCGATGGTCGAGGAGGCCCGCGCCGAGCTGGAGCGGCTGCGCGTCGCCGTGCTCGACTCCGAGACCGCGTGGACCGACGCGCAGCGCGGCACCGTGCGCGCCCGGGGCGCCCTCGACGCGGTCGACGAGGAGATCTCGGCGCAGTCGGCACTCGTCTCGCGGCACGACCTGGAGCTGTCCCAGCTCACCGGGCAGGCCGACGCCGCCTCGTCCCGCCTCGCCGCCGTCCGCGGCGAGGTGCTCCGCGCGCAGAACACCCTCGACTCCGCCGTCCAGCGCCGCGAGGCCGCCCAGCGGCAGCTCGACGCGCTGGAGGACGAGATCGGCGAGGCCGGCGGCGGCACCGACGGCACGCTCGACGAGGGCTACGAGCTGGCGCAGTCCGCCGTGTTCGAGGCCGAGGGTGAGATCGAGCGGCTCCGTGAGGAGCTGCACGCGCTGGAGCGCGAGCGCGACGGACTCGCCGCCCGCCGCAGCGCGCTCTCGCTCGCCCTCGACGTCTCCGACGGCTCGGCCGAGCTGATCGCCACCCGCCTCGACGGCGTCCGCGGCCGCGTCGCCGAGCGGATCCAGGTCCGCGACGGCTACGAGGCCGCGATCGCCGCGGCCCTGGGCGCCGCCGCCGACTCCGTGCTCGCCGACAGTCAGCCGCACGCCGAGGCCGCGCTCGACGAGGCGATCCGCCGCGAGCTCGGCCGGGTCGAGCTGCTCGTGGCCGATGCCACCCGCCCCCCGCTCGACCTCGCGGTCCCGGAGGGGGCGATCCGCGCTCGCGAGCTGGTCACCGCTCCGGACGGCGTGCTCGCCCTCCTGGAGCAGGTCGTCGTCGTCGACGACCTCGCGACCGCCCGCCGACTCTGGCCCGCTCTGGCCGGCGGCGAGCACCCGGTCACCGTGGTCACCCGCGACGGCGCCGCCGTCTCCGACGCCGTCCTCAGCGGGGGAGCCGGCGGCCAGCGCAGCCGCCTCGAGCTGGTCTCCGAGCGCGACGCCGCCGCGAGCCGGCTGGAGGAGATCGAGGGCCGGATCGACCGCCTCCGCTTCGACCTCGCCGAGCAGACCGGCGCCCTGCGCGCCGCGAAGGAGCAGTCCAGGCTCGCCCTCGCCGCCCTCCGCGAGCACGACGCCGCCCGCGCCGCGCACACCGAGCGCCTCGGCCGCGTCCGCGCGCAGCTCGAGGGCGCCACCGCCGAGCTCGGCCGCGGCGAGAAGGCCCTGACCATCGCGACCGAGCGCGTCGGTGACGCCGAGACCGCCGCGTCGAGGGCGAAGAGCGAGCTCGACGTCGCCCGGTCGCGTCCGCGGCCGATCCTCGACGTCAGCGCTCGCGACGGCCTCCAGCGCGAGGTCGACGCGGCGCGCGAGCGCGAGATCGAGGCCCGGCTCGGCGTCGAGACCGCGAAGGAGCGCGTCCGGGCCGAGCAGTCCCGCGGCGAGTCCCTCGAGCGCCAGCTCGCCGCCGACCGCGCCGCCGCCGACGAGGCCGCCCGTCGCGCCGTGATCCGCCGGCGCCAGCACGACGCCGCGGCCGACGTGACCGGCGCGATCCCCGCGGTGCTCGCCTCCGTCGACCGCTCCGTGCAGCAGTCGCGGGCCGAGCTGCTCCGCGCCGAGACCGCCCGCTCGCAGCAGAACGAGGAGCTGCAGGCCCTGCGGCGCGAGGAGGCGGTGCTCCGCGACCGCCTGCAGAGCGTCACCGAGAGCGTGCACGGCCTCGAGCTGCAGATCTACGAGAAGCGCCTGCAGCTCTCCGGCCTGCTCGAGCGCGCCGGCTCCGAGCTGGGGCTGATCGAGGACGTGCTGGTCGCCGAGTACGGCCCCGAGGTCGCCGTGCCCGACGAGACCGATGCCGAGGCGCCCGCGCGCCCCTTCGTCCGCGACGAGCAGCGCCGCCGCCTGGACAAGGCCGAGAAGCAGCTCGGCCAGCTCGGCCGGGTCAACCCGCTCGCGCTCGAGGAGTTCGCGGCTCTCGAGCAGCGCCACGTCTTCCTCACCGAGCAGCTGACCGATCTCACGAACACGCGGCGCGATCTGCTGACCATCATCGACGAGCTCGACGAGACCATGCAGACGGTCTTCGCCGCGGCCTTCGACGACACCCAGGCCGCCTTCGCCGACGTCTTCCCGGTCCTCTTCCCGGGCGGCGCGGGCAGCATCCGCCTGACCGATCCGGAGAACCTGCTCACCACCGGCATCGAGGTCGCCGTGCGCCCGGCCGGCAAGAAGATCGAGCGGCTCTCGCTGCTCTCGGGCGGGGAGCGCTCCCTGGCCGCCGTCGCCTTCATGGTCGCGATCTTCAAGTCGCGGCCGAGCCCGTTCTACATCATGGACGAGGTGGAGGCGGCGCTCGACGACGCCAACCTCGGCCGCCTCCTCAGCATCTTCCAGGACCTCCGCTCCTCGAGTCAGCTGATCGTGATCACCCACCAGAAGCGCACGATGGAGATCGCCGACGCCCTCTACGGCGTCTCGATGCGCCAGGACGGCGTCTCGGCCGTGGTCGGCCAGCGCGTGGAGGCCCCGGCGGTCTGA
- a CDS encoding GNAT family N-acetyltransferase, translating to MSDHPDPVLRIRELRIPERPGADGWADFVALTAIGNAVEAEGTGTAELGFPAEINLGEWRQQEFDPRRAFLAEVVDADGVRAVGSGELHWSTEEGDDAAWLALSVLPAERRRGVGTALLERLTAEAHGLGRSVLQTWTAHRAERSGERLAARSGTGSVPSGDIGARWLSARGWVLEQVERVSVARLPLDATLAASRRRGALAHADGYELRHWSGATPDELIEGMLVLRASLSAQAPTAGLSVPEETWTPERLEAHDLAASAGGRVELTSVALHDGRPAGYCTVDVLPGRAALWGATLVLPEHRGHRLGMLLKLDALEHLAAADPDCRAVYTWNAEENRPMLAVNEAVGFTAIAVEGQWRLDGDRA from the coding sequence GTGAGCGACCACCCCGACCCCGTGCTCCGGATCCGCGAGCTGCGGATCCCCGAGCGCCCGGGCGCGGACGGCTGGGCCGACTTCGTCGCCCTCACCGCGATCGGCAACGCCGTCGAGGCGGAGGGCACCGGCACGGCCGAGCTCGGCTTCCCCGCCGAGATCAACCTGGGCGAGTGGCGACAGCAGGAGTTCGATCCGCGGCGCGCCTTCCTCGCGGAGGTCGTCGACGCCGACGGGGTCCGCGCCGTGGGCAGCGGCGAGCTGCACTGGAGCACCGAGGAGGGCGACGACGCGGCCTGGCTGGCGCTCTCGGTCCTGCCGGCCGAGCGCCGGCGCGGCGTCGGCACCGCGCTGCTCGAGCGGCTCACGGCGGAGGCGCACGGGCTCGGGCGGAGCGTGCTGCAGACGTGGACGGCGCACCGCGCGGAGCGCTCCGGAGAGCGACTCGCCGCGCGCTCGGGAACGGGCTCCGTCCCCTCCGGCGACATCGGCGCACGCTGGCTCTCCGCGCGCGGCTGGGTGCTCGAGCAGGTGGAGCGGGTGAGCGTGGCGCGGCTGCCGCTGGACGCCACCCTCGCGGCGTCGCGACGGCGCGGTGCGCTCGCGCACGCGGACGGCTACGAGCTGCGGCACTGGAGCGGCGCGACTCCCGACGAGCTGATCGAGGGGATGCTCGTCCTGCGCGCGAGCCTGTCCGCGCAGGCCCCGACCGCGGGGCTCTCGGTGCCCGAGGAGACCTGGACACCGGAGCGACTGGAGGCGCACGACCTCGCGGCCTCGGCCGGCGGGCGGGTAGAGCTCACCTCCGTGGCCCTCCACGACGGCCGGCCGGCCGGCTACTGCACCGTCGACGTGCTGCCCGGGCGGGCCGCGCTCTGGGGCGCGACGCTCGTCCTGCCGGAGCACCGCGGCCACCGCCTCGGCATGCTCCTGAAGCTCGACGCGCTCGAGCACCTCGCGGCGGCCGACCCGGACTGCCGCGCCGTCTACACCTGGAACGCGGAGGAGAACCGGCCGATGCTCGCCGTCAACGAGGCGGTCGGCTTCACGGCCATCGCGGTGGAGGGCCAGTGGCGGCTGGACGGGGACCGGGCGTGA